The proteins below are encoded in one region of Streptomyces cyanogenus:
- a CDS encoding serine/threonine-protein kinase, translating into MSRPSEGASGLIGAEIAGYRVERELGRGGMAVVYCAKDLRLGRTVALKLLAPEYTRNEAFRSRFAQESRVAAAIDHPNIVPVFEAGEADGVLYIAMCFVSGLDLRALLDREGPLPVPAALRIAVQLASALDAAHARDLVHRDVKPGNVLVAKGIDSDHPEHVYLTDFGLAKKSLSLTGFTTAGEFVGTLDYVAPERIAGRPVDGRSDQYSLACVVHETLVGAPPFRRADQLELLWAHQYDPPPAVSGERPDIPADADEVLHRALAKIPDDRYGSCLEFVMALRGAVGGAGLRGPAPALADLRPAAGPCADPGLDRAEEPEPPHEPPPEPPGWAGPVLRAPR; encoded by the coding sequence GTGAGTCGGCCTTCCGAGGGCGCCTCGGGCCTGATCGGGGCCGAGATCGCGGGCTACCGGGTGGAGCGCGAACTCGGCCGTGGCGGCATGGCCGTCGTCTACTGCGCCAAGGACCTGCGCCTGGGCCGCACGGTCGCCCTGAAGCTGCTCGCCCCCGAGTACACCCGCAACGAGGCCTTCCGCAGCCGCTTCGCGCAGGAGTCCCGGGTGGCCGCCGCCATCGACCACCCCAACATCGTGCCCGTCTTCGAGGCCGGCGAGGCCGACGGGGTCCTGTACATCGCCATGTGCTTCGTCTCCGGCCTCGACCTGCGCGCCCTGCTCGACCGCGAGGGCCCGCTCCCGGTGCCGGCCGCGCTGCGCATCGCCGTCCAGCTCGCCTCGGCGCTCGACGCGGCCCACGCCCGCGACCTGGTGCACCGGGACGTCAAACCGGGCAACGTGCTGGTCGCCAAGGGCATCGACAGCGACCACCCCGAGCACGTCTACCTCACCGACTTCGGCCTGGCGAAGAAGTCGCTGTCGCTCACCGGGTTCACCACGGCGGGCGAGTTCGTCGGCACGCTGGACTACGTGGCGCCCGAGCGGATCGCCGGGCGCCCGGTGGACGGCCGGTCCGACCAGTACAGCCTCGCCTGTGTGGTCCACGAGACCCTGGTGGGCGCCCCGCCCTTCCGCCGGGCGGACCAGCTGGAGCTGCTCTGGGCCCACCAGTACGACCCGCCGCCCGCGGTGAGCGGGGAGCGGCCGGACATCCCGGCCGACGCGGACGAGGTGCTGCACCGGGCCCTGGCGAAGATTCCCGACGACCGCTACGGCAGCTGCCTGGAGTTCGTGATGGCCCTGCGCGGCGCCGTCGGCGGGGCCGGCCTGCGCGGCCCCGCGCCGGCGCTCGCGGACCTGCGGCCGGCCGCCGGGCCCTGCGCGGACCCGGGCCTGGACCGGGCCGAGGAGCCCGAGCCGCCGCACGAACCGCCGCCCGAGCCGCCCGGCTGGGCCGGTCCCGTGCTCCGGGCGCCCCGCTAG
- a CDS encoding spermidine synthase: MTAVYDTPVVLDRRDGPYGEVVLRRHGALLQIIANGCFLMDTSDGRSERLLVDAARTALDGRPEPKLLLGGLGVGFSLAHAAADPRWGRITVVEREPAVIGWHRDGPLAEVSAGALADPRTSIVEADLVTYVNETSDTFDALCLDIDNGPGWTVTEDNDSLYAPAGLAACARVLRPGGVLAVWSAEPSPEFEGSLRNAGFQQVRTEEVPVARGVPDAVHLGVRPG, encoded by the coding sequence ATGACTGCCGTGTACGACACTCCCGTGGTCCTGGACCGGCGCGACGGCCCGTACGGCGAGGTGGTGCTGCGCAGACACGGTGCGCTGCTGCAGATCATCGCCAACGGCTGTTTCCTGATGGACACCTCCGACGGCCGCTCGGAGCGGCTGCTGGTCGACGCGGCCCGCACCGCGCTGGACGGCCGGCCGGAGCCGAAGCTGCTGCTCGGCGGCCTGGGCGTGGGGTTCTCGCTCGCACACGCGGCCGCCGACCCCCGCTGGGGACGGATCACCGTGGTGGAGCGGGAACCCGCCGTCATCGGCTGGCACCGGGACGGGCCGCTGGCCGAGGTGTCGGCGGGCGCGCTCGCCGACCCGCGGACCTCGATCGTGGAAGCGGATCTCGTGACGTACGTCAATGAGACATCGGACACGTTCGACGCGCTGTGTCTCGACATCGACAACGGACCCGGCTGGACCGTCACCGAGGACAACGACAGCCTCTACGCACCGGCCGGACTGGCCGCGTGCGCAAGGGTGTTGAGGCCCGGCGGAGTGCTCGCGGTGTGGTCGGCCGAGCCCTCTCCGGAATTTGAAGGAAGTTTGCGGAATGCCGGGTTCCAGCAGGTGCGTACCGAAGAGGTGCCCGTTGCCCGGGGCGTTCCGGACGCCGTCCATCTCGGCGTCCGACCTGGATAG
- a CDS encoding protein phosphatase 2C domain-containing protein, with protein MRTDLVSDPGDTTRPNEDFAGVGLPASGQGGCVIVLDGVTPPGGGTGCLHSVPWFTARLGGALTELTLSDRDLTLPEVLARAIRRTAETHADTCDLSHPRTPQATVVVARWSAAEVEYLVLSDSALLVRGPGGTVTPVLDDRLARLPRAALATDALVDAHLRNKEGGFFTAAADPAVAARAVTGVLPRHEVRALAALTDGATRWTEKFREGDWTALFDVVAKEGARSLVERVRELEAADREERAFLGRSKTHDDATVVYVEL; from the coding sequence ATGCGCACTGATCTCGTTTCGGACCCCGGCGACACGACCCGCCCCAACGAGGACTTCGCCGGTGTCGGACTACCCGCCTCCGGACAGGGAGGTTGCGTCATCGTCCTGGACGGAGTCACTCCGCCCGGCGGCGGGACGGGCTGTCTGCATTCCGTTCCCTGGTTCACCGCGCGACTGGGCGGTGCGCTGACCGAACTGACCCTTTCCGACCGAGATCTGACGCTCCCGGAGGTTCTCGCGCGGGCGATCCGGCGCACCGCCGAGACCCACGCGGACACCTGTGACCTTTCTCACCCGCGAACGCCTCAGGCAACCGTCGTCGTGGCCCGCTGGTCCGCCGCCGAGGTCGAGTACCTGGTGCTGTCCGACTCGGCGCTGCTGGTGCGGGGGCCCGGCGGCACGGTCACCCCGGTGCTGGACGACCGGCTGGCCCGGCTGCCCCGCGCCGCGCTCGCCACCGACGCCCTGGTCGACGCGCACCTGCGCAACAAGGAGGGCGGCTTCTTCACGGCCGCCGCCGACCCGGCCGTGGCTGCCCGGGCCGTCACCGGCGTCCTGCCCCGGCACGAGGTCCGGGCGCTGGCCGCGCTGACGGACGGCGCGACCCGCTGGACGGAGAAGTTCCGGGAAGGCGACTGGACGGCGCTGTTCGACGTGGTGGCGAAGGAGGGCGCCCGGTCGCTGGTGGAGCGGGTGCGGGAGCTGGAGGCGGCTGACCGCGAGGAGCGGGCGTTCCTGGGCCGGAGCAAGACGCACGACGATGCGACGGTGGTGTACGTGGAGCTGTGA
- the lon gene encoding endopeptidase La translates to MAAESPAFTLTLPVLPLDDEVVLPGMVVPLDLSDAEVRAAVEAAQAAARSEPGKPKVLLVPRVDGTYAKTGVLGTVEQVGRLADGDPGALIRGRSRVRIGAGTTGPGAALWVEGARVEENVPDPLPGQVAELVKEYKALATTWLKKRGAWQVVDRVQAIDDVSALADNSGYSPFLTTEQKVELLETADPVARLRLATQQLRDHLAEQEVAETIAKDVQEGVDKQQREFLLRRQLEAVRKELRELNGENSKDSAEESDDYRARVEAADLPEKVREAALKEVDKLERASDQSPEGSWIRTWLDTVLEMPWNERTEDAYDIQGAKAVLDAEHAGLEDVKERITEYLAVRKRRSDRGLGVIGGRRGGAVLALVGPPGVGKTSLGESVAHAMGRKFVRVALGGVRDEAEIRGHRRTYVGALPGRIVRAVKEAGSMNPVVLLDEIDKVGSDFRGDPAAALLEVLDPAQNHTFRDHYLEVELDLSDVVFLATANVLEAIPEALADRMEIVRLDGYTEDEKVVIARDHLLPRQLERAGLDKDEVTLEESALRKLAGEYTREAGVRTLERSIARLLRKIAAQHELGERELPFTVTDGDLRGLIGRPHHVPESAQDPAERRTAVPGVATGLAVTGAGGDVLFVEASLADPETGAAGLTLTGQLGDVMKESAQIALSFLRSHGAELELPVADLKDRGVHIHFPAGAVPKDGPSAGITMTTALASLLSGRLVRTDVAMTGEVSLTGRVLPIGGVKQKLLAAHRAGVTTVIIPKRNEPDLDDVPAEVLDKLDVHAVTDVRQVLELALAPATSDAAPEVPVAA, encoded by the coding sequence ATGGCTGCTGAGTCACCGGCGTTCACGCTGACCCTGCCCGTGCTGCCGCTCGACGACGAGGTCGTGCTGCCCGGGATGGTGGTTCCGCTGGACCTGAGCGACGCCGAGGTGCGGGCCGCGGTGGAGGCCGCGCAGGCCGCCGCCCGCTCGGAACCCGGAAAGCCCAAGGTGCTGCTGGTGCCACGCGTCGACGGCACGTACGCCAAGACCGGCGTCCTCGGCACGGTGGAGCAGGTCGGCCGGCTGGCCGACGGTGACCCGGGGGCCCTGATCCGCGGCCGGAGCCGGGTGCGCATCGGCGCCGGCACCACCGGCCCGGGCGCCGCGCTCTGGGTCGAGGGCGCCCGCGTCGAGGAGAACGTTCCCGACCCGCTGCCGGGCCAGGTCGCCGAGCTGGTCAAGGAGTACAAGGCGCTCGCCACCACCTGGCTGAAGAAGCGCGGCGCCTGGCAGGTCGTGGACCGTGTCCAGGCCATCGACGACGTGTCGGCGCTGGCCGACAACTCCGGCTACTCGCCGTTCCTGACCACCGAGCAGAAGGTCGAACTGCTGGAGACGGCCGACCCGGTGGCCCGTCTCAGGCTCGCCACGCAGCAGCTGCGCGACCACCTCGCGGAGCAGGAGGTGGCCGAGACCATCGCCAAGGACGTCCAGGAGGGCGTCGACAAGCAGCAGCGCGAGTTCCTGCTGCGCCGTCAGCTGGAGGCCGTCCGCAAGGAGTTGCGCGAGCTGAACGGCGAGAACTCCAAGGATTCGGCCGAGGAGTCCGACGACTACCGCGCCCGCGTCGAGGCCGCCGACCTGCCGGAGAAGGTCCGCGAGGCCGCGCTCAAGGAGGTCGACAAGCTGGAGCGCGCCTCCGACCAGTCGCCCGAGGGCTCCTGGATCCGCACCTGGCTGGACACGGTCCTGGAGATGCCGTGGAACGAGCGGACCGAGGACGCCTACGACATCCAGGGCGCCAAGGCCGTGCTCGACGCCGAGCACGCCGGCCTGGAGGACGTGAAGGAGCGCATCACCGAGTACCTGGCCGTGCGCAAGCGGCGCAGCGACCGGGGCCTGGGCGTCATCGGCGGGCGGCGCGGCGGTGCCGTGCTCGCCCTGGTCGGCCCGCCCGGTGTCGGAAAGACCAGCCTGGGGGAGAGCGTCGCCCACGCCATGGGCCGCAAGTTCGTGCGCGTCGCCCTCGGCGGCGTCCGGGACGAGGCCGAGATCCGCGGCCACCGCCGTACGTACGTCGGTGCGCTGCCCGGCCGGATCGTGCGCGCCGTCAAGGAGGCCGGGTCGATGAACCCGGTGGTCCTGCTGGACGAGATCGACAAGGTGGGCTCGGACTTCCGGGGCGACCCGGCCGCCGCCCTCCTGGAGGTGCTGGACCCGGCGCAGAACCACACCTTCCGGGACCACTACCTGGAAGTCGAGCTGGACCTGTCCGACGTGGTCTTCCTCGCCACCGCCAACGTCCTGGAGGCGATCCCGGAGGCGCTCGCCGACCGTATGGAGATCGTCCGCCTGGACGGCTACACCGAGGACGAGAAGGTCGTCATCGCCCGCGACCACCTGCTCCCGCGCCAGCTGGAGCGGGCCGGCCTGGACAAGGACGAGGTCACGCTGGAGGAGAGCGCCCTGCGCAAGCTCGCCGGCGAGTACACCCGCGAGGCGGGCGTGCGGACCCTGGAGCGGTCCATCGCACGGCTGCTGCGGAAGATCGCCGCCCAGCACGAACTGGGTGAGCGGGAGCTGCCGTTCACCGTCACCGACGGCGATCTGCGCGGGCTGATCGGCCGGCCGCACCACGTGCCCGAGTCCGCCCAGGACCCGGCCGAGCGGCGTACGGCCGTCCCCGGTGTGGCGACCGGCCTCGCGGTCACCGGTGCCGGCGGTGACGTGCTCTTCGTGGAGGCGTCCCTGGCCGACCCGGAGACGGGCGCGGCGGGGCTGACCCTCACCGGGCAGCTGGGTGACGTGATGAAGGAGTCGGCACAGATCGCGCTGAGCTTCCTGCGCAGCCACGGCGCCGAACTGGAGCTGCCGGTGGCCGACCTGAAGGACCGGGGCGTGCACATCCACTTCCCGGCGGGCGCGGTGCCGAAGGACGGCCCGAGCGCGGGCATCACGATGACCACGGCGCTCGCCTCGCTGCTCTCCGGCCGTCTGGTCCGCACGGACGTCGCCATGACCGGCGAGGTCTCGCTGACCGGCCGGGTGCTGCCGATCGGCGGGGTGAAGCAGAAGCTGCTCGCCGCCCACCGCGCCGGGGTGACCACCGTGATCATCCCCAAGCGCAACGAGCCCGACCTGGACGACGTCCCGGCCGAGGTGCTGGACAAGCTCGACGTGCACGCCGTGACCGACGTCCGTCAGGTCCTGGAACTGGCGCTCGCGCCCGCCACGAGCGACGCGGCGCCGGAGGTTCCGGTCGCGGCGTGA
- a CDS encoding MarR family winged helix-turn-helix transcriptional regulator, with amino-acid sequence MHEDGNGGAHGVAGQVTPSGADQEFLALERELTVLLRRARANQGEMAREVHPDLESSAYGLLIRLDELGGQRATALAAYIGVGKATMSRQLRALEDLGLIAREPDPADGRAWLVTLTDEGRRRVGTVREARRARYVRQLAHWDRREVAELARLLHELNGVMAK; translated from the coding sequence GTGCACGAGGACGGAAACGGCGGCGCCCACGGCGTCGCCGGCCAGGTGACGCCCAGTGGCGCGGACCAGGAGTTCCTGGCGCTGGAGCGCGAGTTGACCGTGCTGCTCAGGCGCGCCCGCGCCAACCAGGGCGAGATGGCACGCGAGGTCCACCCCGACCTGGAGTCCTCCGCCTACGGCCTGCTCATCCGGCTGGACGAACTGGGCGGCCAGCGGGCCACGGCGCTCGCCGCCTACATCGGCGTCGGCAAGGCCACCATGTCCCGGCAGCTGCGGGCCCTGGAGGACCTGGGTCTGATCGCCCGCGAACCCGACCCCGCCGACGGCCGCGCCTGGCTCGTCACCCTCACCGACGAGGGCCGCCGCCGCGTCGGCACGGTCCGCGAGGCCCGCCGCGCCCGCTACGTCCGCCAGCTCGCCCACTGGGACCGCCGCGAGGTCGCCGAGCTGGCCCGGCTGCTCCACGAGCTGAACGGCGTCATGGCCAAGTGA
- a CDS encoding SpoIIE family protein phosphatase, with the protein MERQSTYTATATIDEQGILTGWSEGARRLLGYDSPAVVGRPATALLAADHTVVRRALAGRTRWNGTVPLRHRDGRLVELGVLAHRRTSRTGTADWLVVSAVTARVQPPRGEPLEEWTFLQSPFPLAIFDADLRLVRANRRLEHALALPEAAMRGLALAHIVPGDASEEADRAMRVALESGRPQEAPIRLGADLGPTTVLTPLKDADGRVRAVCLSVQEPSQETTARPRPPDAAGVPAGTLAEQARAAQELGEVTVPRLADVMAVDLLDSPRSSAASAAPEQVVLRRAALRPVPDGDRPGHGAGVGQTVVCPAGSPPARCLATARPQLYDTADPDIAEWAALDPGAAWLRTSGAHSLLAVPLLVPGGTLGVALFGRHPERGPFGPEELRLAEEFTAKAATGMEQAHGYARSRTTTMALQRSLLPHTLPEQEALEIATRYLPAATRAGVGGDWFDVIPLSGARVALVVGDVVGHGIRASATMGRLRTAVRTLADVDLPADELLTHLDDLVLRLAADEGSADPGADTAGGIGTTCLYAVYDPVSRRCSAARAGHPPPAVVSPDGTVRFLDVPAGPPLGLGGLPFEAIEAELPEGSLLALYTDGLLEARDHDIDEALDKMFAALGRPAKSLEAVCDRVLADLLSHRPDDDIALLVARTRALHEDLVASWQLDDRPSVVALARRYATEQLSAWGLDEAAFTTELMVSELVTNAIRYGRPPIRLRLIHQGTKLISEVYDSSGTTPHMRRARIFDEGGRGLLLVAQLAQRWGTRHDRVGKTVWAEQSLTAL; encoded by the coding sequence ATGGAGCGACAGTCGACGTACACGGCCACGGCCACCATCGATGAGCAGGGCATCCTGACCGGCTGGAGCGAGGGCGCGCGGCGGCTGCTCGGCTACGACTCCCCGGCGGTGGTCGGCCGGCCCGCCACCGCGCTGCTCGCCGCCGACCACACCGTGGTCCGGCGGGCGCTGGCCGGGCGCACCCGCTGGAACGGCACCGTCCCGCTGCGCCACCGGGACGGCCGGCTCGTGGAACTGGGCGTGCTCGCCCACCGCCGGACCTCCCGGACCGGGACCGCCGACTGGCTCGTGGTGAGCGCCGTGACGGCCCGCGTCCAGCCGCCCCGCGGCGAACCGCTGGAGGAGTGGACGTTCCTCCAGTCCCCCTTCCCCCTGGCGATCTTCGACGCGGACCTGCGCCTGGTGCGCGCCAACCGCCGGCTGGAGCACGCCCTCGCCCTGCCCGAGGCGGCGATGCGCGGGCTGGCCCTCGCCCACATCGTGCCGGGGGACGCGAGCGAGGAGGCCGACCGGGCGATGCGGGTGGCGCTGGAGTCGGGCCGGCCGCAGGAGGCGCCGATCCGCCTCGGTGCGGATCTCGGCCCGACCACCGTCCTCACCCCGCTGAAGGACGCCGACGGCCGGGTCCGGGCCGTCTGCCTGTCCGTGCAGGAACCGTCCCAGGAGACCACCGCCCGGCCGCGGCCCCCCGACGCCGCCGGCGTGCCCGCCGGGACACTGGCGGAACAGGCCCGCGCCGCCCAGGAACTCGGCGAGGTCACGGTCCCCCGGCTGGCCGACGTCATGGCGGTCGACCTGCTCGACTCCCCGCGGAGCAGCGCCGCATCCGCCGCCCCGGAGCAGGTCGTGCTGCGCCGGGCCGCCCTGCGCCCGGTCCCGGACGGCGACCGGCCGGGGCACGGCGCCGGTGTCGGCCAGACCGTCGTCTGCCCGGCCGGCTCACCGCCCGCCCGCTGCCTTGCGACGGCCCGCCCGCAGCTGTACGACACGGCGGACCCGGACATCGCCGAGTGGGCGGCGCTGGACCCGGGCGCGGCGTGGCTGCGCACGTCCGGCGCGCACTCCCTGCTGGCGGTGCCGCTGCTGGTGCCGGGCGGCACGCTCGGCGTGGCCCTGTTCGGCCGGCACCCGGAGCGGGGGCCGTTCGGCCCGGAGGAGCTGCGGCTCGCCGAGGAGTTCACCGCGAAGGCGGCCACCGGCATGGAGCAGGCCCACGGCTACGCCCGGTCCCGCACCACCACCATGGCCCTGCAGCGCAGCCTGCTGCCGCACACGCTGCCCGAGCAGGAGGCGCTGGAGATCGCCACCCGCTATCTGCCGGCCGCGACCCGGGCCGGCGTGGGCGGTGACTGGTTCGACGTGATCCCGCTGTCCGGGGCGCGGGTCGCGCTCGTGGTGGGCGATGTGGTGGGCCACGGCATCCGGGCCTCCGCCACCATGGGCCGGCTGCGCACGGCGGTGCGCACCCTGGCCGACGTCGACCTGCCGGCCGACGAGCTGCTCACCCACCTGGACGACCTGGTGCTGCGGCTGGCCGCCGACGAGGGCAGCGCCGACCCGGGCGCCGACACCGCCGGCGGCATCGGGACCACCTGCCTGTACGCCGTCTACGACCCGGTCTCGCGCCGGTGCTCCGCGGCCCGGGCCGGGCATCCGCCGCCCGCCGTGGTGAGCCCGGACGGCACCGTCCGCTTCCTCGACGTGCCCGCTGGGCCGCCGCTCGGGCTCGGCGGGCTGCCCTTCGAGGCGATCGAGGCGGAACTGCCCGAGGGCAGCCTGCTGGCGCTGTACACCGACGGGCTGCTGGAGGCCCGCGACCACGACATCGACGAGGCGCTGGACAAGATGTTCGCCGCGCTCGGCCGTCCCGCGAAGTCCCTGGAAGCGGTGTGCGACCGGGTCCTCGCCGACCTGCTCAGCCACCGCCCCGACGACGACATCGCCCTGCTGGTGGCCCGTACCCGGGCGCTGCACGAGGACCTGGTCGCCTCCTGGCAGCTGGACGACCGGCCCAGCGTGGTCGCGCTGGCCCGCCGGTACGCCACCGAGCAGCTGTCCGCCTGGGGCCTGGACGAGGCCGCGTTCACCACCGAGCTGATGGTCAGCGAGCTGGTCACCAACGCCATCCGCTACGGCCGCCCGCCCATCCGGCTCCGGCTGATCCACCAGGGCACCAAGCTGATCAGCGAGGTGTACGACTCCAGCGGCACCACCCCGCACATGCGCCGGGCCCGGATCTTCGACGAGGGCGGCCGGGGCCTGCTGCTGGTCGCCCAGCTCGCCCAGCGCTGGGGCACCCGGCACGACCGGGTCGGCAAGACGGTGTGGGCGGAGCAGTCGCTGACCGCGCTGTGA
- a CDS encoding rhomboid-like protein, with product MERSTTGPAPDASVPDGAAAVPPLVPAGLLDGVPRQRTGTPVPAAAAPVRVPAPPSLPLPRLPSPSCLPRPARMPSLWSLLPTPAGTPFTFVYTAVLAVTSLVAALADPALVHALHQASSTDVAHLLRTPLLVLPASALWVAGGIVSPYAALFVLVLTALERRAGGVRAACVFLAGHVLATLATEVPVGLAVLAGRLPGSSLHRLDYGISFGVAASIGALAGLLRPWLRWPALTLTAGVLLAGLRAGADPVADWGHVIALATGVSAWPLVRRRHA from the coding sequence GTGGAACGCAGCACGACGGGTCCTGCGCCGGACGCCTCCGTCCCGGACGGTGCGGCCGCCGTCCCGCCCCTGGTGCCGGCCGGCCTGCTGGACGGTGTGCCCCGCCAGCGCACCGGCACTCCGGTCCCGGCCGCCGCGGCCCCCGTCCGCGTTCCCGCGCCGCCGTCCCTGCCGCTGCCCCGTCTGCCGTCCCCGTCGTGCCTGCCCCGACCGGCGCGCATGCCGAGCCTGTGGAGCCTGCTGCCCACCCCGGCCGGCACCCCGTTCACCTTCGTCTACACAGCCGTCCTGGCCGTCACCTCCCTGGTCGCGGCCCTGGCCGACCCCGCTCTGGTGCACGCCCTCCACCAGGCCTCCAGCACGGACGTGGCCCACCTGCTGCGCACGCCGCTGCTGGTGCTCCCGGCGAGCGCGCTGTGGGTCGCGGGCGGGATCGTCTCGCCGTACGCGGCCCTGTTCGTGCTGGTGCTCACCGCGCTGGAGCGGCGGGCGGGCGGGGTGCGGGCCGCCTGCGTCTTCCTGGCCGGCCACGTCCTGGCCACCCTCGCCACCGAGGTCCCGGTGGGCCTCGCCGTCCTCGCCGGCCGCCTGCCCGGCAGTTCGCTGCACCGCCTCGACTACGGCATCAGCTTCGGCGTGGCCGCCAGTATCGGCGCCCTGGCAGGCCTGCTCCGCCCCTGGCTCCGCTGGCCCGCCCTGACCCTGACGGCCGGCGTCCTGCTGGCCGGCCTGCGGGCCGGCGCGGACCCCGTGGCCGACTGGGGCCATGTGATCGCCCTGGCGACAGGCGTGTCGGCGTGGCCGTTGGTCCGACGCCGGCACGCTTGA
- a CDS encoding lysozyme: MPVLRPGPFRPRPLSVLLTALLAALSLALPLTSARAVSTPGRGSAHMGMGVLAHDGRDGTPSTGDATRTEGVDVSAYQGNVAWSTLWSSGVRWAYTKATEGTYYTNPYFAQQYNGSYNVGMIRGSYHFATPDTTSGATQANYFVDHGGGWSRDGKTLPGALDIEWNPYGAACYGKTAGQMVGWIADFISTYKARTSRYPVIYTATSWWTQCTGDYGGFAANNPLWIARYASDPGTLPAGWPYYTMWQYTSSGPTVGDHDKFNGALDRVQALALG; this comes from the coding sequence ATGCCCGTGCTCAGACCCGGTCCCTTCCGCCCGCGCCCCCTCTCCGTCCTGCTCACGGCTCTGCTCGCGGCGCTCTCCCTCGCCCTCCCGCTCACCTCCGCCCGGGCCGTGAGCACGCCCGGCCGCGGTTCCGCCCACATGGGCATGGGCGTCCTCGCCCACGACGGCCGGGACGGCACGCCCAGCACCGGAGACGCCACCCGGACCGAGGGCGTCGACGTCTCCGCGTACCAGGGCAACGTCGCCTGGTCGACCCTGTGGAGCAGCGGGGTGCGCTGGGCGTACACGAAGGCCACGGAAGGCACGTACTACACGAACCCGTACTTCGCCCAGCAGTACAACGGCTCCTACAACGTCGGCATGATCCGCGGGTCCTACCACTTCGCCACCCCGGACACCACCAGCGGCGCCACACAGGCCAACTACTTCGTGGACCACGGCGGCGGCTGGTCGCGGGACGGCAAAACCCTGCCCGGCGCCCTCGACATCGAGTGGAACCCGTACGGCGCCGCCTGCTACGGCAAGACCGCCGGCCAGATGGTCGGCTGGATCGCCGACTTCATCAGCACCTACAAGGCGCGCACCAGCCGGTACCCGGTGATCTACACGGCCACCAGCTGGTGGACCCAGTGCACCGGCGACTACGGCGGCTTCGCGGCGAACAACCCGCTGTGGATCGCCCGCTACGCCTCCGACCCGGGGACGCTGCCGGCCGGGTGGCCGTACTACACGATGTGGCAGTACACCTCGTCCGGCCCGACCGTCGGCGACCACGACAAGTTCAACGGCGCGCTCGACCGGGTGCAGGCACTGGCCCTCGGCTGA